A region from the Antennarius striatus isolate MH-2024 chromosome 22, ASM4005453v1, whole genome shotgun sequence genome encodes:
- the LOC137589487 gene encoding uncharacterized protein C11orf98 homolog, whose protein sequence is MAPGGKINRPKTELGRKLFKRRRVQGKQKRKSRQLVGAVVDQDLITPHILRKRKSSPRANITLSGKKRRKLLKQLQHLKQEASVEAPPQKNQEPPKEERESAALEDVEMEEGQDRV, encoded by the exons ATGGCGCCCggaggaaaaataaacagacCGAAAACT gAACTGGGGAGGAAGCTGTTCAAGCGGCGCCGGGTTCAGGGcaaacagaagaggaagagccGTCAGCTGGTGGGGGCCGTAGTGGACCAAGACCTGATCACCCCCCAcatcctgaggaagaggaa GTCCAGCCCCAGAGCGAACATCACCCTGTcggggaagaagaggaggaagctgcTGAAGCAGCTGCAGCACCTGAAGCAGGAGGCCAGCGTGGAAG CACCACCCCAGAAGAACCAGGAGCCCCcaaaggaggagagggagagcgcCGCCCTGGAGGacgtggagatggaggagggtCAGGACCgggtctga
- the pthlha gene encoding LOW QUALITY PROTEIN: parathyroid hormone-like hormone a (The sequence of the model RefSeq protein was modified relative to this genomic sequence to represent the inferred CDS: inserted 2 bases in 1 codon), which translates to MMFWSRTVLRRWSLALFLLCSPAPHQGRPLDGPTRTRRSVSHAQLMHDKGRALQDFKRRLWLQELLDEVHTAEIRDLPVRTGGXGGGSGGVGLPGASLGVDPSTTGSTLHSKPPGGTKNLPVTFRLEDEEGTNLPQETHKSQSFKDGVMKAPGKRKRKGKGKRREGDKRKRRVRSVGRPQEHQPGRGPRLEWRSLLGLQRALL; encoded by the exons ATGATGTTCTGGTCCAGGACGGTTCTGCGTCGCTGGAGCCTGGCGTTGTTCCTGCTCTGCTCGCCGGCGCCGCATCAGGGGCGTCCCCTTGACGGCCCGACCCGAAC GCGGCGCTCGGTGAGCCACGCCCAGCTGATGCACGATAAGGGGCGGGCCCTGCAGGACTTCAAGCGCCGCCTGTGGCTCCAGGAGCTCCTGGACGAGGTCCACACGGCCGAGATCCGGGACCTGCCGGTCCGCaccggggg gggcgggggcagcgGCGGCGTCGGGCTCCCGGGGGCCAGCCTGGGCGTTGACCCCAGCACCACCGGCAGCACCCTGCACTCCAAACCCCCCGGGGGCACCAAAAACCTCCCGGTCACCTTCAGGCTGGAGGACGAGGAGGGGACCAACCTGCCCCAGGAGACGCACAAGTCCCAGAGCTTCAAGGACGGCGTGATGAAGGCCCccgggaagaggaagaggaagggcaAAGGGAAGAGGCGGGAGGgggacaagaggaagaggagggtgcgCTCCGTAGGCCGGCCCCAGGAGCATCAACCAGGAAGGGGCCCCCGCCTGGAGTGGAGGTCTCTGCTCGGCTTGCAGAGGGCGCTGCTGTAG